Proteins encoded by one window of Nocardioides euryhalodurans:
- a CDS encoding thioesterase family protein yields MSIETGVTATLARTVGDEHCTTRGQYDIFSTPNLVLLIEEAAIEALAPHLAADQDSVGSRVDVSHVAPTLKGQQVTAVATVTGVDRRRVTFEVEISDDVEVIGRATHERFVVDVPKLEARLAEKREGLT; encoded by the coding sequence ATGAGCATCGAGACCGGCGTGACCGCCACCCTCGCCCGCACCGTCGGCGACGAGCACTGCACCACCCGCGGCCAGTACGACATCTTCTCCACGCCCAACCTCGTGCTGCTGATCGAGGAGGCCGCGATCGAGGCCCTGGCGCCCCACCTGGCGGCCGACCAGGACTCGGTCGGCAGCCGGGTCGACGTCTCCCACGTGGCCCCGACCCTCAAGGGACAGCAGGTCACGGCCGTCGCGACGGTGACCGGCGTCGACCGCCGGCGGGTGACCTTCGAGGTCGAGATCTCCGACGACGTCGAGGTCATCGGCCGCGCCACCCACGAGCGGTTCGTCGTCGACGTCCCCAAGCTCGAGGCCCGGCTCGCCGAGAAGCGCGAGGGCCTGACGTGA
- a CDS encoding tripartite tricarboxylate transporter substrate binding protein — translation MTRSRITSTACILASAALVTTGCAGPTPASEGGEWTPEGDMTMVVPFAAGGGSDLSGRAMAAGLEGVQDGLNVAVENRDGASGAVGYSYFLTKEGDPNYVLATETALLALPLTQDVEFDYTSFTPIMKVGEDFTLLVVDADSPYETCTDVVDAAKSERVIAGISGETGLDNVVFTLTEQQMDVEFDRVPFESGSELTAALLGGTVDIASLNPGEVIGQLESGDIKALCAYADERYDYPELSDIPTAKEQGIDVSFAQFRGLLATGGITESEKQGWIEAAEAFADSDAYTEYVESNYLQPVTAFGDDFTSYLESNSETLAGVLE, via the coding sequence ATGACCCGCTCACGCATCACCTCCACCGCCTGCATCCTCGCCTCCGCCGCCCTCGTGACGACGGGCTGCGCCGGGCCCACGCCAGCCAGCGAGGGGGGTGAGTGGACGCCCGAGGGCGACATGACGATGGTCGTGCCGTTCGCGGCGGGTGGCGGCAGCGACCTCTCCGGCCGGGCGATGGCCGCCGGTCTCGAGGGCGTGCAGGACGGGCTCAACGTCGCCGTGGAGAACCGCGACGGCGCCTCCGGCGCGGTCGGCTACTCCTACTTCCTCACCAAGGAGGGCGACCCCAACTACGTGCTCGCCACCGAGACCGCGCTGCTCGCGCTGCCGCTGACCCAGGACGTGGAGTTCGACTACACCAGCTTCACGCCGATCATGAAGGTCGGCGAGGACTTCACGCTGCTGGTGGTCGACGCCGACTCGCCGTACGAGACCTGCACCGACGTCGTCGACGCCGCCAAGAGCGAGCGCGTGATCGCCGGCATCTCGGGCGAGACCGGCCTGGACAACGTGGTGTTCACCCTCACCGAGCAGCAGATGGACGTCGAGTTCGACCGGGTCCCCTTCGAGTCCGGCAGCGAGCTCACCGCCGCCCTGCTCGGCGGCACCGTCGACATCGCCTCCCTCAACCCCGGCGAGGTGATCGGCCAGCTCGAGTCCGGTGACATCAAGGCCCTGTGCGCCTACGCGGACGAACGCTACGACTACCCCGAGCTCTCCGACATCCCCACCGCCAAGGAGCAGGGCATCGACGTCAGCTTCGCCCAGTTCCGCGGGCTGCTCGCCACCGGCGGGATCACCGAGAGCGAGAAGCAGGGCTGGATCGAGGCTGCGGAGGCCTTCGCCGACAGCGACGCCTACACCGAGTACGTCGAGAGCAACTACCTGCAGCCGGTGACGGCCTTCGGTGACGACTTCACCTCCTACCTCGAGTCCAACAGCGAGACCCTCGCAGGAGTCCTCGAGTGA
- a CDS encoding tripartite tricarboxylate transporter TctB family protein, producing MTRHLSLARSGEVLVYLLLTVVGLVAVVMGRGYGITIEGGRVGPGMVPVVAGGSVAVLSAILLAQAVRRAAAEALDAVPVLDSVQDADDQETDIFGRTEKERVRQLWTVFGLLLATLFLVTWVGFLIAFGLFIFVVSTFVEKRKPLGSALVAVAACTFIYLVFELFLRVPLPQGLLGV from the coding sequence GTGACACGCCACCTCAGCCTGGCGCGCAGCGGCGAGGTCCTCGTCTACCTCCTGCTGACCGTCGTCGGCCTGGTCGCCGTCGTGATGGGCCGTGGCTACGGCATCACCATCGAGGGCGGCCGGGTCGGGCCGGGCATGGTGCCGGTCGTGGCCGGCGGCTCGGTCGCGGTCCTGAGCGCGATCCTGCTGGCGCAGGCCGTGCGCCGGGCGGCGGCGGAGGCGCTGGACGCCGTACCCGTCCTGGACAGCGTGCAGGACGCCGACGACCAGGAGACCGACATCTTCGGCCGAACGGAGAAGGAGCGGGTCCGCCAGCTGTGGACCGTCTTCGGGCTGCTGCTGGCCACGCTCTTCCTCGTGACCTGGGTGGGCTTCCTGATCGCCTTCGGCCTGTTCATCTTCGTGGTCTCGACCTTCGTCGAGAAGCGCAAGCCGCTGGGGTCCGCGCTCGTAGCCGTGGCCGCCTGCACCTTCATCTACCTCGTCTTCGAGCTGTTCCTGCGCGTACCCCTGCCGCAGGGCCTGCTCGGGGTGTAG
- a CDS encoding tripartite tricarboxylate transporter permease — protein MLDNLALGFSTALTPENLLWCFVGVLAGTVIGLLPGLGSSTGVAVLIPLTLTLEPVTALIMLAGIYYGSQYGGTITSVLISTPGEAASVVTTLDGYQMARQGRAGSALAIAAIGSFVAAIFSLLLLALVAPPIADVALQFGPPENLAVMILGFATIISFSGDSRIKGLAMAMLGVLLATVGVPAAGGEARFTFGDVNLLAGIPYVEVMIGLFAVGEVMYQIRVGADAPIQASFKDMTITRKEIRQSGPAIGRGSVLGFLLGCLPGAGSTLASFMAYGVEKRVSKNGDQFGKGAIEGVAAPESANNAAANANFIPTLTLGIPGGATTAVLLGAFTVYGIQPGPLLFEEQPALVWGLLASFFIGNVMLLVLNLPMAPAFAQILRVPYAYMYPLILLTSFVGAYSIDNNYFSVWLVFVFGVVGYFMKRYDLPMAPLVLGLVIGSLFEKTLVQTSAVGDGDLGILFTRPISAGVLLLAFLFLAGPPLFRLALRLTGRSAHTADSLTDPMKLDRSKDDHHV, from the coding sequence ATGCTCGACAACCTCGCCCTGGGCTTCAGCACCGCGCTGACCCCGGAGAACCTGCTCTGGTGCTTCGTCGGCGTGCTCGCCGGCACCGTCATCGGGCTGCTGCCCGGCCTCGGGTCCAGCACCGGAGTCGCGGTGCTGATCCCGCTGACGCTGACCCTCGAGCCGGTGACCGCGCTGATCATGCTCGCCGGCATCTACTACGGCTCGCAGTACGGCGGCACCATCACCTCGGTGCTGATCTCGACACCGGGCGAGGCCGCGAGCGTGGTGACGACGCTCGACGGCTACCAGATGGCGAGGCAGGGCAGAGCGGGGTCCGCGCTGGCGATCGCCGCGATCGGCTCGTTCGTGGCGGCGATCTTCTCGCTGCTGCTGCTCGCCCTGGTCGCGCCGCCCATCGCCGACGTGGCCCTGCAGTTCGGGCCACCCGAGAACCTCGCGGTGATGATCCTCGGCTTCGCCACGATCATCAGCTTCTCGGGCGACTCCCGGATCAAGGGCCTGGCGATGGCCATGCTCGGCGTGCTGCTGGCGACCGTCGGGGTCCCCGCGGCCGGGGGCGAGGCCCGGTTCACCTTCGGCGACGTCAACCTGCTGGCCGGCATCCCGTACGTCGAGGTGATGATCGGCCTGTTCGCCGTCGGCGAGGTGATGTACCAGATCCGGGTCGGGGCGGACGCGCCGATCCAGGCGAGCTTCAAGGACATGACCATCACCCGCAAGGAGATCAGGCAGTCAGGTCCGGCGATCGGGCGCGGCAGCGTGCTGGGCTTCCTGCTGGGCTGCCTCCCGGGCGCCGGCTCGACGCTCGCCTCGTTCATGGCGTACGGCGTCGAGAAGCGGGTCTCGAAGAACGGCGACCAGTTCGGCAAGGGCGCCATCGAAGGCGTGGCAGCACCCGAGAGCGCCAACAACGCGGCCGCCAACGCCAACTTCATCCCGACCCTGACCCTGGGCATCCCCGGCGGTGCGACCACGGCCGTGCTGCTCGGCGCCTTCACCGTCTACGGCATCCAGCCGGGCCCGCTGCTCTTCGAGGAGCAGCCCGCCCTCGTGTGGGGCCTGCTGGCGTCCTTCTTCATCGGCAACGTGATGCTGCTGGTGCTGAACCTGCCGATGGCACCGGCGTTCGCGCAGATCCTGCGTGTCCCGTACGCCTACATGTACCCGCTGATCCTGCTCACCAGCTTCGTCGGCGCCTACTCCATCGACAACAACTACTTCAGCGTCTGGCTGGTCTTCGTCTTCGGCGTCGTCGGCTACTTCATGAAGCGCTACGACCTGCCCATGGCCCCGCTCGTGCTCGGCCTGGTGATCGGGTCGCTCTTCGAGAAGACGCTGGTGCAGACCTCCGCGGTCGGTGACGGTGACCTCGGCATCCTGTTCACCCGACCGATCTCGGCGGGCGTGCTGCTGCTGGCCTTCCTGTTCCTGGCCGGCCCGCCGCTGTTCCGCCTGGCGCTCCGCCTCACCGGCCGTTCCGCACACACGGCCGACTCCCTGACCGATCCCATGAAGCTCGACCGTTCGAAGGACGACCACCATGTCTGA
- a CDS encoding enoyl-CoA hydratase/isomerase family protein, protein MSDQLLTERRGDILLVTFNRPEAHNAMTWEMYDGLVAACEAADADDEVRSMVLHGAGGKAFIAGTDIAQFREFSSGADGVAYEERIAAVTDRLERVRKPTVAAIDGYCIGGGLVIASVCDLRIATTTAKFGAPIARTLGNCLSMNTYSLLVHHLGPARTLDMLLRGRSIDAASALAAGFVSEVCESDELDARVTETTDVLASHAPLTMWATKEAVRRLRTASIPDGDDIVSTVFGSEDFRHGVASFMAKQKPTWSGR, encoded by the coding sequence ATGTCTGATCAGCTGCTCACCGAACGCCGGGGTGACATCCTCCTCGTCACGTTCAACCGCCCCGAGGCCCACAACGCGATGACGTGGGAGATGTACGACGGGCTCGTCGCCGCGTGCGAGGCCGCGGATGCCGACGACGAGGTCCGCTCGATGGTGCTCCACGGCGCCGGCGGCAAGGCGTTCATCGCCGGCACCGACATCGCCCAGTTCCGTGAGTTCTCCTCGGGCGCCGACGGGGTCGCCTACGAGGAGAGGATCGCGGCCGTCACCGACCGCCTCGAGCGGGTGCGCAAGCCCACCGTCGCCGCGATCGACGGCTACTGCATCGGCGGCGGCCTGGTGATCGCGTCGGTCTGCGACCTGCGGATCGCCACCACCACCGCCAAGTTCGGCGCCCCGATCGCCCGCACCCTCGGCAACTGCCTGTCGATGAACACCTACTCGCTGCTGGTCCACCACCTCGGCCCCGCCCGCACGCTCGACATGCTCCTGCGCGGCCGCTCGATCGACGCCGCCTCCGCGCTGGCGGCCGGGTTCGTCTCCGAGGTGTGCGAGTCCGACGAGCTCGACGCGCGGGTCACCGAGACCACCGACGTGCTCGCCTCTCACGCGCCGCTGACGATGTGGGCGACCAAGGAGGCCGTACGCCGGCTGCGGACCGCCTCGATCCCCGACGGCGACGACATCGTGTCGACCGTCTTCGGCAGCGAGGACTTCCGGCACGGCGTCGCCAGCTTCATGGCCAAGCAGAAGCCGACGTGGAGCGGCCGGTGA
- a CDS encoding CaiB/BaiF CoA transferase family protein, whose protein sequence is MERPVTAAEDLPLAGTLVVDLSRALAGPHAAMMLGDMGARVIKVESPGTGDDARGWGPPFVGPEDDPQSTYFMSANRNKESVQLDLKSEEGRATLGELLRRADVLVENFRPGVLDRLGFPPAALHEANPGLVVLSISGFGHDGPEGGRAGYDQIAQGEAGLMSLTGPGPGSPTRVGVPIGDLLAGIYGAYGVATALAARARTGRGTVVRTSLLAALVGVHAFQGTRHTVAGEVPQAQGNHHPTISPYGAFGCRDGMLQIAVGNDAQWLRLLDVLDLPGDDPRFTTNGERRERREELTKVIEDVLMTEDRDTWLARLAEAGVPAGAIRTLDEVYAWDQARSQGLLVEVDHPTAGRIGLPGPALRLFDTDGEEVRREHRPPPLLAEHDDAVRAWLEEKQ, encoded by the coding sequence GTGGAGCGGCCGGTGACCGCCGCCGAGGACCTGCCCCTGGCCGGAACGCTGGTCGTCGACCTCTCCCGGGCGCTCGCCGGGCCGCACGCCGCGATGATGCTGGGCGACATGGGGGCCCGGGTGATCAAGGTCGAGTCACCCGGCACCGGGGACGACGCGCGCGGCTGGGGCCCACCGTTCGTCGGACCGGAGGACGACCCGCAGTCGACGTACTTCATGTCGGCCAACCGCAACAAGGAGTCGGTCCAGCTCGACCTCAAGAGCGAGGAGGGCCGGGCGACGCTCGGCGAGCTGCTGCGCCGGGCCGACGTGCTGGTCGAGAACTTCCGTCCCGGCGTGCTCGACCGGCTGGGCTTCCCGCCCGCGGCGCTGCACGAGGCGAACCCCGGCCTGGTGGTGCTCTCCATCTCCGGCTTCGGGCACGACGGCCCCGAGGGCGGCCGCGCAGGCTACGACCAGATCGCGCAGGGCGAGGCCGGGCTGATGTCGCTGACCGGACCCGGTCCCGGCTCCCCCACCCGCGTCGGGGTCCCGATCGGCGACCTGCTCGCCGGGATCTACGGCGCGTACGGCGTCGCCACCGCGCTCGCCGCCCGCGCCCGCACCGGTCGCGGCACCGTCGTCCGGACCTCGCTGCTCGCCGCGCTCGTCGGCGTCCACGCCTTCCAGGGCACCCGCCACACCGTCGCGGGCGAGGTGCCGCAGGCCCAGGGCAACCACCACCCGACGATCTCGCCCTACGGCGCCTTCGGCTGCCGCGACGGGATGCTGCAGATCGCGGTCGGCAACGACGCGCAGTGGCTGCGGCTGCTCGACGTGCTGGACCTGCCGGGCGACGACCCCCGCTTCACGACCAACGGCGAGCGTCGCGAGCGCCGCGAGGAGCTCACCAAGGTGATCGAGGACGTCCTGATGACCGAGGACCGCGACACCTGGCTGGCCCGGCTCGCCGAGGCCGGCGTGCCGGCCGGGGCGATCCGCACCCTCGACGAGGTGTACGCCTGGGACCAGGCGCGCTCCCAGGGGCTGCTGGTGGAGGTGGACCACCCCACGGCGGGCCGGATCGGCCTGCCGGGACCGGCGCTGCGCCTGTTCGACACCGACGGCGAGGAGGTCCGGCGCGAGCACCGGCCCCCGCCGCTGCTGGCCGAGCACGACGACGCGGTCCGTGCCTGGCTCGAGGAGAAGCAGTGA
- a CDS encoding fumarylacetoacetate hydrolase family protein, whose amino-acid sequence MIPDAEDAPAHTLMRGAGGWHYRDADGFRSLPAGTTLSTLLALPAARLREDLAAAPEGAAPEAVLAPVDPHTEVWAAGVTYETSRAGRAEESAHADLYLDVYDADRPELFFKAVGWRVRGPGETVGIRADSTWDVPEPELALVCNAVGEVVGHTACNDVSSRSIEGANPLYLPQAKVYRHSCALGPWIRMAWAVADPYALGIEAEIRRAGRTTWSGATSTASIHRRFPDLTGALFAGDHYPHGVVLATGTSAVPESDVTLAEGDVVTVRVEEVGALTNPVVRVGPGTPEESR is encoded by the coding sequence GTGATCCCGGACGCGGAGGACGCCCCGGCGCACACGCTGATGCGGGGCGCCGGGGGCTGGCACTACCGCGACGCCGACGGCTTCCGGTCGCTGCCCGCGGGCACGACGCTCTCCACGCTGCTGGCCCTCCCCGCGGCGCGGCTGCGGGAGGACCTGGCCGCCGCCCCCGAGGGAGCGGCCCCGGAGGCTGTGCTCGCGCCCGTCGACCCCCACACCGAGGTCTGGGCCGCCGGGGTGACGTACGAGACCTCCCGCGCCGGCCGTGCCGAGGAGAGCGCCCACGCGGACCTCTACCTCGACGTCTACGACGCCGACCGGCCCGAGCTGTTCTTCAAGGCCGTCGGCTGGCGGGTCCGCGGACCGGGCGAGACGGTGGGGATCCGGGCCGACTCGACGTGGGACGTCCCGGAACCCGAGCTCGCCCTGGTGTGCAACGCGGTCGGCGAGGTCGTCGGCCACACCGCCTGCAACGACGTGAGCTCGCGCAGCATCGAGGGCGCGAACCCGCTCTACCTCCCCCAGGCCAAGGTCTACCGGCACTCCTGCGCCCTGGGCCCGTGGATCCGGATGGCCTGGGCCGTCGCCGACCCCTACGCCCTGGGCATCGAGGCCGAGATCCGTCGCGCCGGCAGGACCACCTGGTCGGGCGCCACCTCGACCGCCTCGATCCACCGTCGCTTCCCCGACCTCACCGGCGCGCTGTTCGCCGGCGACCACTACCCCCATGGCGTCGTCCTCGCCACCGGCACCTCCGCGGTCCCCGAGTCCGACGTCACCCTCGCCGAGGGTGACGTGGTGACGGTGCGTGTCGAGGAGGTCGGCGCCCTGACCAACCCCGTCGTCCGGGTCGGACCCGGCACACCAGAGGAGTCACGATGA
- a CDS encoding dihydrodipicolinate synthase family protein, translating to MSHTPLFTGVGVALVTLFDDEGAVDARATADLALELVGAGMRSVVVTGTTGEAAALSAEERVAVVRAVREAVPTDVPVVAGTGAPTGRTAAGFTRDALAAGADAVLVLSPHGVVDPRPYFDQVVRAADGGHVLGYHFPAFAAPGIEVPVLAELGIDGVKDSSGDAERLLREVTELDGLPVYVGSSAVLVQAGATGVAGAILTMANAEPELCVRAFAGDGDAQRELMTAHLVGTRDLPDGIKALVAKRFGTSTVARVGR from the coding sequence ATGAGCCACACCCCCCTGTTCACCGGCGTCGGCGTCGCGCTGGTCACGCTGTTCGACGACGAGGGAGCCGTCGACGCCCGCGCCACGGCCGACCTCGCCCTCGAGCTGGTCGGCGCCGGGATGCGCTCGGTCGTCGTCACCGGCACGACCGGGGAGGCGGCAGCACTCTCGGCCGAGGAACGGGTCGCGGTCGTCCGCGCCGTTCGCGAGGCCGTTCCGACCGACGTACCCGTCGTCGCCGGCACCGGCGCTCCCACGGGACGGACCGCCGCCGGCTTCACCCGGGACGCCCTCGCGGCCGGGGCCGACGCCGTCCTGGTGCTCTCGCCGCACGGAGTCGTCGACCCGCGCCCCTACTTCGACCAGGTGGTCCGCGCCGCCGACGGTGGCCACGTGCTCGGCTACCACTTCCCGGCGTTCGCCGCCCCCGGGATCGAGGTGCCGGTGCTCGCCGAGCTCGGCATCGACGGCGTCAAGGACTCCAGCGGCGACGCCGAGCGGCTGCTGCGCGAGGTGACCGAGCTGGACGGGCTCCCGGTCTACGTCGGCTCCTCGGCGGTCCTCGTCCAGGCCGGCGCAACCGGCGTCGCGGGGGCGATCCTCACGATGGCCAACGCCGAGCCCGAGCTCTGCGTACGCGCCTTCGCCGGCGACGGCGACGCCCAGCGCGAGCTGATGACGGCCCACCTCGTCGGCACCCGCGACCTGCCCGACGGCATCAAGGCACTGGTCGCCAAGCGCTTCGGCACGAGCACCGTCGCACGGGTGGGACGGTGA
- a CDS encoding gamma carbonic anhydrase family protein, whose product MSAPLLVPFGGATPEVHDGAFVAPGATLVGAVTLHDGSSVWYGAVLRADAEPITLGEGSNVQDGCVVHTDTGFPVTLGRDVNVGHGAVLHGCTIGDEVLVGMGSRILNGARIGDRCLVAAGAVVLEGADIPAGSLVAGVPAKVRRELTAEEADGLRDNAVLYHGLREQHREATSAP is encoded by the coding sequence GTGAGCGCGCCGCTGCTGGTCCCCTTCGGCGGAGCCACGCCGGAGGTCCACGACGGCGCCTTCGTCGCCCCCGGCGCGACCCTGGTCGGGGCGGTCACGCTCCACGACGGCTCATCCGTCTGGTACGGCGCGGTGCTGCGGGCCGATGCCGAGCCGATCACGCTCGGGGAGGGCAGCAACGTCCAGGACGGCTGTGTCGTCCACACCGACACCGGCTTCCCGGTGACCCTCGGCCGCGACGTCAACGTCGGCCACGGCGCGGTGCTCCACGGCTGCACGATCGGTGACGAGGTGCTGGTGGGCATGGGCTCGCGGATCCTCAACGGCGCGCGGATCGGCGACCGCTGCCTGGTCGCCGCCGGGGCGGTCGTCCTCGAGGGCGCCGACATCCCGGCCGGCAGCCTCGTGGCCGGGGTCCCCGCCAAGGTGCGCCGCGAGCTGACCGCCGAGGAGGCCGACGGCCTGCGCGACAACGCCGTGCTCTACCACGGCCTGCGCGAGCAGCACCGCGAGGCGACGAGCGCCCCATGA
- a CDS encoding FAD-binding oxidoreductase: MSDWLEELRGLLPADVLVEDPDVVAAYAVDRAGQEHGTARALARVRTTEQVSTCLEVADRHGTPVVTRGAGSGLCGGANALDGCLLLSTERLDRVVELDRANRVMVVEPGVVTATIRSLAAEAGLHYPPDPGSVGFATIGGNVATNAGGLCCVKYGVTGDFVRALEVVLPSGEVVRTGHRTVKGVAGLDLTSLLVGSEGALGVITGITLGLLPAPPPAATVVATFDEFTDAGRAIAEVVAQGLVPSLLEVMDRATVTAVDRMTGMGLGEPAAMLLAQSDTTHAAEDAERLAGIFTSCGATDIAHTDDAEEGAQLMAARRLAYEALEPLGTLLVDDVCVPVDQLPGLIATIERIADEVGLTIATVGHAGDGNLHPNIVHDGHDPASVAAARRAFDAILTAALEVGGTVTGEHGVGRLKPDWVGREVGPVSARLQAGIKEVFDPHGILNPGRGLPLP, translated from the coding sequence ATGAGCGACTGGCTGGAGGAGCTCCGCGGGCTGCTGCCCGCCGACGTGCTCGTCGAGGACCCCGACGTCGTCGCGGCGTACGCCGTCGACCGCGCCGGCCAGGAGCACGGCACCGCCCGGGCACTGGCCCGGGTCCGGACGACCGAGCAGGTCTCGACCTGCCTCGAGGTCGCCGACCGGCACGGCACCCCGGTCGTCACCCGCGGCGCTGGCAGCGGCCTCTGCGGGGGTGCCAACGCCCTCGATGGCTGCCTGCTGCTCTCGACCGAGCGGCTCGACCGCGTCGTCGAGCTCGACCGCGCCAACCGGGTGATGGTGGTGGAGCCGGGGGTGGTCACCGCGACCATCCGCTCCCTAGCCGCCGAGGCAGGTCTCCACTACCCGCCCGACCCGGGCAGCGTCGGCTTCGCCACGATCGGTGGCAACGTCGCGACCAACGCGGGCGGGCTGTGCTGCGTGAAGTACGGCGTGACCGGCGACTTCGTGCGCGCGCTCGAGGTGGTGCTGCCCAGCGGCGAGGTGGTCCGGACCGGGCACCGCACCGTCAAGGGAGTCGCCGGGCTCGACCTCACCAGCCTGCTGGTCGGCTCGGAAGGGGCGCTCGGGGTCATCACCGGCATCACGCTCGGCCTGCTCCCCGCCCCACCGCCGGCAGCGACCGTGGTCGCGACGTTCGACGAGTTCACCGACGCGGGTCGCGCCATCGCCGAGGTGGTCGCGCAGGGGCTCGTCCCCTCCCTGCTCGAGGTGATGGACCGGGCCACCGTGACGGCCGTGGACCGGATGACCGGCATGGGGCTCGGCGAGCCCGCGGCGATGCTGCTCGCGCAGAGCGACACGACCCACGCGGCGGAGGACGCCGAACGGCTGGCCGGGATCTTCACGTCCTGCGGCGCGACCGACATCGCCCACACCGACGACGCCGAGGAGGGCGCCCAGCTGATGGCGGCGCGGCGGCTGGCGTACGAGGCCCTGGAACCGCTCGGCACCCTGCTCGTCGACGACGTCTGCGTGCCGGTCGACCAGCTGCCCGGGTTGATCGCGACCATCGAGCGGATCGCCGACGAGGTCGGGTTGACCATCGCCACCGTCGGCCACGCCGGCGACGGCAACCTGCACCCCAACATCGTCCACGACGGCCACGACCCCGCCTCCGTCGCCGCGGCCCGGAGGGCGTTCGACGCCATCCTCACCGCGGCGCTCGAGGTGGGCGGCACCGTGACCGGTGAGCACGGCGTCGGACGCCTCAAACCGGACTGGGTGGGGCGCGAGGTCGGGCCGGTCTCGGCCCGGCTGCAGGCGGGCATCAAGGAGGTCTTCGACCCCCACGGGATCCTCAACCCCGGCCGGGGCCTGCCGCTCCCCTGA
- a CDS encoding SLC13 family permease codes for MSTTQETGTYRTLDEQMERLTPAEQRFERARQTIGLFVGPVVFVVLLLIPMPIDDNQQRLAAVLGFTIVYWLSEAIPIPATAILSLALCVLLQVPVIPSDSDDSASDIVYGSFASDTIFLFIGAFVIAQAMKTHGLDRRFAFRVLSLPGVASSTYAVIIAFGAIAALLSSVISNTATAAMLLPIGLGMMRALGDLVVEQSDEDADASRLRFGTALMLMISYGAGVGGLLTPIGTPPNLIGIAFIESETDTTITFFDWVITAAPIVLLMFIALCVILILLNKPEVRRLTGADTYIAEQKAELGRLSRGEKNTLAVFGVAVTLWVLPGFVALFAGDESDAYAWISARLDEGTVAILGAVLLFVLPVDWARRRFTMNWNEAVKIDWGTVILFGSGIVLGTLLSQTGLAETLGTGIADSLGVTSLVAVSAVAALIAIVISETTSNTAAATIVVPIVIPIAAAAGLDPVIPALCAVFGASFGFMMPVSTPQNAVVYGSGMIPITKMVRSGIVFDVIGIILIVALVPVMAAVSGIV; via the coding sequence ATGAGCACGACCCAGGAGACCGGCACCTACCGGACCCTTGACGAGCAGATGGAGCGGCTGACCCCCGCAGAGCAACGTTTCGAGAGGGCCCGGCAGACGATCGGGCTCTTCGTCGGGCCGGTGGTCTTCGTGGTGCTGCTGCTGATCCCGATGCCGATCGACGACAACCAGCAGCGGCTGGCCGCCGTCCTCGGCTTCACGATCGTCTACTGGCTCTCCGAGGCGATCCCGATCCCGGCGACCGCGATCCTGTCGCTCGCGCTCTGCGTGCTGCTGCAGGTGCCGGTGATCCCGTCGGACAGCGACGACTCCGCCTCCGACATCGTCTACGGGTCCTTCGCCTCCGACACGATCTTCCTGTTCATCGGCGCGTTCGTGATCGCGCAGGCGATGAAGACCCACGGCCTGGACCGGCGGTTCGCGTTCCGGGTGCTGTCGCTGCCCGGCGTGGCGTCGTCGACGTACGCCGTGATCATCGCCTTCGGCGCGATCGCCGCCCTGCTCTCCTCGGTCATCTCCAACACCGCCACCGCGGCGATGCTGCTGCCGATCGGCCTCGGCATGATGCGGGCGCTCGGCGACCTGGTGGTCGAGCAGTCCGACGAGGACGCCGACGCGAGCCGGCTCAGGTTCGGCACCGCTCTGATGCTGATGATCTCCTACGGCGCCGGCGTGGGCGGCCTGCTGACGCCGATCGGGACCCCGCCCAACCTGATCGGCATCGCCTTCATCGAGTCCGAGACCGACACCACCATCACGTTCTTCGACTGGGTGATCACGGCCGCCCCCATCGTGCTGCTGATGTTCATCGCGCTCTGCGTGATCCTGATCCTCCTCAACAAGCCGGAGGTGCGGCGGCTCACCGGTGCCGACACCTACATCGCGGAGCAGAAGGCCGAGCTCGGTCGGCTCTCCCGCGGCGAGAAGAACACGCTGGCCGTCTTCGGCGTCGCGGTCACGCTGTGGGTGCTCCCCGGGTTCGTGGCCCTCTTCGCCGGTGACGAGTCCGACGCGTACGCCTGGATCTCGGCGCGCCTCGACGAGGGGACGGTCGCGATCCTGGGAGCGGTGCTGCTGTTCGTGCTCCCCGTCGACTGGGCCCGCCGCCGGTTCACGATGAACTGGAACGAGGCCGTGAAGATCGACTGGGGCACCGTCATCCTCTTCGGCTCCGGCATCGTGCTCGGCACCCTGCTCTCGCAGACCGGGCTCGCCGAGACCCTCGGCACCGGCATCGCCGACAGCCTGGGCGTGACCAGCCTGGTCGCCGTCTCCGCGGTGGCCGCGCTGATCGCGATCGTGATCTCGGAGACGACCTCCAACACCGCGGCCGCGACCATCGTGGTGCCGATCGTGATCCCGATCGCGGCGGCCGCCGGGCTCGACCCCGTGATCCCCGCGCTGTGTGCGGTGTTCGGGGCCTCGTTCGGCTTCATGATGCCGGTCTCCACCCCCCAGAACGCCGTGGTCTACGGCTCCGGGATGATCCCGATCACCAAGATGGTGCGCTCCGGCATCGTCTTCGACGTCATCGGCATCATCCTGATCGTGGCACTGGTGCCGGTGATGGCAGCCGTCAGCGGGATCGTCTGA